Proteins co-encoded in one Ruegeria sp. HKCCD4315 genomic window:
- a CDS encoding GntR family transcriptional regulator — protein sequence MAKQPSTIGASTYQRIKRDIIFGELQPGSKLKLDALKERYSASLSTLRETLNRLASDGFVEAPEQRGFLVTPVSREDLTEISELRVLLECHALELSIANGDTDWEGNLVAAHHKLHLMEQQLLKGDESEKETWKRYDWEFHQAMIAACNSKNLLSLHSIIYDKYLRYQMLVLTYRGEEAVKEHKGMFDAALARDADTAKKLLEDHIRNGLTHTLQAM from the coding sequence ATGGCGAAACAGCCGTCTACGATAGGTGCAAGCACCTATCAGCGAATCAAGCGGGACATCATCTTCGGGGAGTTGCAGCCCGGCTCCAAACTGAAGCTGGACGCCTTGAAGGAACGCTACTCGGCAAGCCTTTCGACACTTCGTGAAACGCTGAACAGGCTCGCCAGCGACGGATTTGTTGAAGCTCCTGAGCAACGGGGGTTCCTGGTCACACCGGTTTCACGAGAAGACCTGACCGAGATATCAGAGCTGCGAGTCTTGTTGGAATGCCACGCGTTGGAGTTGTCCATCGCGAATGGCGACACAGACTGGGAAGGCAACCTTGTTGCCGCACACCACAAACTGCATCTGATGGAACAGCAGCTTCTCAAAGGCGACGAGTCCGAGAAAGAAACCTGGAAACGATATGATTGGGAGTTTCACCAAGCGATGATCGCAGCCTGTAACTCCAAGAACCTTCTGTCTCTGCATTCAATCATCTACGACAAGTACCTGCGGTATCAGATGCTTGTGCTGACTTATCGCGGCGAAGAGGCGGTCAAGGAGCACAAGGGCATGTTCGATGCCGCGCTGGCCAGAGACGCCGACACGGCCAAGAAACTGTTGGAGGATCACATCCGAAACGGCCTCACCCACACGTTACAGGCTATGTAA